The Nitriliruptor alkaliphilus DSM 45188 genome includes a region encoding these proteins:
- a CDS encoding extracellular solute-binding protein: protein MLNMRRGARTIALSAAVALTLSACAGGGDDGDGDGEDPPAAADDGEVDEPDPVDADAIEVPIWIAFTDARLDWTRDVAAAFNEQLDGYEITVQGYDNYEALFDAALLAVDQGDPPAVVQYFEAATTEANDAVSGSGDPLFASVTAAIGGRDEILGVPVVIDDIVDAAASYYQIDGELTSMPWNTSSAIMFTNRDLMEAGGVDQIPETWQDLQAACDTIMGSDAAPENCVTWPNHSWFIEQTIAQQGEVLANNDNGRADRADEVNIDSDAMIDYVTWWKDMQDAGHYVYTGVQRDWDGTYNAFASQQLPFLIYSSSDTTLLTDEGESGGYTVEASFMPHNADRADGGNIIGGATLWLIDGLDEGTEDAALAFLNFLNNPENAASWHQTTGYIPITNASIDLLESEGWFSENPNSAVAGEQLDAAPDSPATAGVLMGNFVAIRDAITGAIEDVLVNDLDPAERMGQADGEAQRLLEDYNQLYVE, encoded by the coding sequence ATGCTGAACATGCGACGAGGGGCTCGAACCATCGCGCTGTCCGCCGCCGTGGCGCTCACGCTCAGCGCGTGCGCCGGCGGGGGCGACGACGGCGACGGGGACGGCGAGGATCCGCCTGCTGCTGCCGACGACGGTGAGGTCGACGAGCCGGACCCGGTCGACGCTGATGCGATCGAGGTCCCCATCTGGATCGCGTTCACCGACGCGCGCCTCGACTGGACCCGGGACGTCGCCGCGGCGTTCAACGAGCAGCTCGACGGCTACGAGATCACCGTCCAGGGCTACGACAACTACGAGGCGCTGTTCGACGCCGCGCTCCTCGCCGTCGACCAGGGCGACCCGCCAGCGGTGGTGCAGTACTTCGAAGCGGCCACCACCGAAGCCAACGACGCGGTCAGCGGCAGCGGTGACCCGCTGTTCGCCAGCGTCACGGCGGCCATCGGCGGTCGCGACGAGATCCTCGGTGTCCCCGTCGTCATCGACGACATCGTCGACGCAGCGGCCAGCTACTACCAGATCGACGGTGAGCTGACGTCGATGCCCTGGAACACCTCGTCCGCGATCATGTTCACCAACCGCGACCTCATGGAGGCCGGCGGGGTGGACCAGATCCCCGAGACCTGGCAGGACCTCCAGGCCGCCTGCGACACCATCATGGGTTCCGACGCCGCGCCTGAGAACTGCGTCACGTGGCCGAACCACTCGTGGTTCATCGAGCAGACCATCGCCCAGCAGGGTGAGGTCCTGGCCAACAACGACAACGGACGGGCCGACCGTGCGGACGAGGTCAACATCGACTCCGACGCGATGATCGACTACGTCACCTGGTGGAAGGACATGCAGGACGCCGGGCACTACGTCTACACCGGCGTCCAGCGCGACTGGGACGGCACCTACAACGCCTTCGCGTCGCAGCAGCTGCCGTTCCTCATCTACTCCTCCTCGGACACCACGCTGCTGACCGACGAAGGCGAGAGCGGTGGCTACACCGTCGAGGCGTCCTTCATGCCGCACAACGCCGACCGCGCCGACGGCGGCAACATCATCGGCGGCGCGACGCTGTGGCTCATCGACGGGCTCGACGAGGGCACCGAGGACGCGGCGCTCGCCTTCCTCAACTTCCTCAACAACCCCGAGAACGCTGCTTCGTGGCACCAGACGACCGGCTACATCCCGATCACCAACGCATCCATCGACCTGCTCGAGAGCGAGGGTTGGTTCAGCGAGAACCCGAACTCGGCCGTCGCGGGTGAGCAGCTCGACGCGGCACCGGACTCACCGGCCACCGCCGGCGTGCTGATGGGCAACTTCGTAGCCATCCGCGACGCCATCACCGGCGCCATCGAGGACGTACTCGTCAACGACCTCGACCCTGCCGAGCGGATGGGTCAGGCCGACGGGGAGGCCCAGCGCCTGCTCGAGGACTACAACCAGCTCTACGTCGAGTGA
- a CDS encoding carbohydrate ABC transporter permease has translation MELSLSALAALGAAAAIGAAALRTAATRSGRNPTVAAGIGAVACAAGAALFQVPLGFCTFAPEATLVDLSFGVGLMVVGALLGLRLAWTALDPEAARERVKRSDTTTHGVFRGHPFLPWLLLAPTLTVLVLFLYWPAVRTMRLSTLNARLGAPRTADRCVTNFTELIGPTSPTMVLIALVLTVAAFAGSSLLKRRGDANGERYGGYLSTLGVAAALWLLYLLWTTGFQRVYVVTLIISAGTVVIGLTLSLAVAYLAYRPIRGANIYRTFLVWPYAVSPPIAGLIFFVIFDPNAGIIEHWLNQLFGVTLPNYRQSATLAQLVVIVASVWKTLGYNLLFYIAGLQTVPGDQLEAAELDGANGWQRFRFVVIPALSPITFFLIVTNLTYAFFDTFGTIDYLTAGGPAGQTSVLMYEIYRVAIPGRDLGRGAAQSMVLFAGVIALTVWQFRSTGRRVSYGR, from the coding sequence GTGGAGCTCAGCCTGAGCGCCCTGGCGGCGCTGGGTGCGGCCGCGGCCATCGGGGCGGCGGCACTACGGACCGCGGCGACGCGCAGCGGCCGCAACCCCACCGTCGCAGCCGGGATCGGGGCGGTGGCCTGCGCGGCGGGTGCAGCCCTGTTCCAGGTCCCGCTGGGGTTCTGCACCTTCGCACCCGAGGCCACGCTGGTGGACCTCAGCTTCGGCGTCGGCCTGATGGTCGTCGGTGCCCTGCTCGGTCTGCGCCTGGCGTGGACGGCGCTCGACCCCGAGGCGGCCCGGGAACGGGTCAAGCGCAGCGACACCACCACGCACGGGGTGTTCCGCGGTCACCCGTTCCTGCCGTGGCTGCTGCTCGCACCGACCCTGACCGTCCTCGTCCTGTTCCTCTACTGGCCGGCGGTGCGCACCATGCGCCTGTCGACCCTGAACGCCCGGCTCGGCGCACCCCGCACGGCGGACCGGTGCGTGACAAACTTCACCGAGCTCATCGGTCCGACCTCACCGACGATGGTGCTGATCGCGCTGGTGCTCACCGTGGCCGCGTTCGCGGGCTCCTCGCTGCTCAAGCGCCGGGGCGACGCCAACGGCGAGCGGTACGGCGGCTACCTGTCCACGCTCGGGGTCGCCGCAGCGCTCTGGCTGCTCTACCTGCTGTGGACCACCGGCTTCCAGCGGGTCTACGTCGTCACGCTCATCATCTCCGCCGGCACGGTCGTCATCGGCCTGACGCTGTCGCTGGCCGTGGCCTACCTCGCGTACCGACCGATCCGCGGCGCCAACATCTACCGCACCTTCCTGGTGTGGCCGTACGCGGTCAGCCCCCCGATCGCCGGTCTGATCTTCTTCGTGATCTTCGACCCCAACGCCGGCATCATCGAGCACTGGCTCAACCAGCTCTTCGGCGTCACGCTGCCCAACTACCGCCAGAGCGCGACGTTGGCCCAGCTCGTGGTCATCGTCGCCAGCGTGTGGAAGACCCTCGGCTACAACCTGCTGTTCTACATCGCGGGGTTGCAGACCGTCCCGGGTGACCAGCTCGAAGCAGCCGAGCTCGACGGCGCGAACGGGTGGCAACGGTTCCGCTTCGTGGTCATCCCCGCCCTCTCGCCCATCACCTTCTTCCTCATCGTGACCAACCTGACCTACGCCTTCTTCGACACCTTCGGGACCATCGACTACCTCACCGCCGGCGGGCCCGCAGGCCAGACCAGCGTGCTGATGTACGAGATCTACCGCGTCGCGATCCCAGGCCGCGACCTCGGCCGGGGTGCCGCCCAGTCGATGGTCCTGTTCGCCGGCGTGATCGCGCTGACCGTGTGGCAGTTCCGGTCCACGGGCCGGCGCGTCAGCTACGGGCGCTGA
- a CDS encoding valine--tRNA ligase, whose product MTELPKAYDPAATEPDLYRDWESAGLFHAEPDDAGEPFSIVIPPPNVTGSLHVGHALDNTIQDVLIRQARMQGRNAVWVPGTDHAGIATQNVVEKQLAAEGTDRHALGREAFLERVWAWREESGGQILRQLRNLGASCDWDREAFTFDEPRSAAVRDVFVSLYEQGLIYRGNRLINWCPRCRTAISEIEVDHEDARGELARFRYPYADDPESGVAGGAEAEPSTHGAAGIEVATTRAETMLGDTAIAVHPDDPRYADLVGREVRHPFQDRTIPVIADDYVDPEFGSGAVKITPAHDPNDHAIGLRHDLDVMDIMDDDAILTDVVGAPFAGLDRFEARRRVKEELDALGLLVEVEEHTHAVGHCSRCHTVIEPRLSDQWFVAVRQLADKAAKAVRDGDVVFVPESQAKPFLDWLDNLHDWTISRQIWWGHRIPAWYGPDGQVEVSRTDIDREGWAQDEDVLDTWFSSQLWPFTTLGWEGAGSSTPELDTWFPTSVLVTGYDINTFWVSRMLMISVWLHDRVPFHVVHNHGLVRDEHGKKMSKSFGNVIDPLDLVHAYGADATRFALLRSAAPGTDVPLAEEWVEGTKRFANKLWNVGRFALSILGDTRPGDLPPVEDLALEDRWILSRLEATRALVDAGYVAYDWPVVCRGLYHFAWDELADWYLEAVKVRAYGDDEAAAAVARRVLAVVLDDLLRLLSPVMPFVSEALWRALTGAPGGRESLMVAAWPEGRPADLDADAVAAFDAMRDLVTEVRRFRSQNGIAPSARFELAVTSVARDVLEANTPLVLSLAGLSGVSFVDGLEERPGTSTIVLDGGQAQVELAGLIDVAAERARITKEIEKARGDLAKVDGKLGNAGFVDRAPAEVVQQQRDRRSELAHTLDELTTQLDALAALES is encoded by the coding sequence GTGACCGAGCTGCCGAAGGCCTACGACCCGGCCGCGACCGAACCGGATCTCTACCGGGACTGGGAGTCGGCCGGCCTGTTCCACGCCGAACCGGACGATGCCGGCGAACCGTTCTCGATCGTCATCCCGCCGCCGAACGTGACCGGGTCGCTGCACGTCGGGCACGCCCTCGACAACACCATCCAGGACGTTCTGATCCGTCAGGCCCGCATGCAGGGCAGGAACGCGGTCTGGGTCCCGGGCACCGACCACGCCGGCATCGCGACCCAGAACGTGGTCGAGAAGCAGCTCGCCGCCGAGGGCACCGACCGTCACGCGCTCGGACGCGAGGCCTTCCTGGAGCGCGTCTGGGCGTGGCGCGAGGAGTCCGGTGGCCAGATCCTCCGTCAGCTGCGCAACCTCGGCGCCTCCTGTGACTGGGACCGCGAGGCCTTCACCTTCGACGAGCCGCGCTCCGCCGCGGTCCGTGACGTGTTCGTTTCCCTGTACGAGCAGGGGCTGATCTACCGCGGCAACCGCCTCATCAACTGGTGCCCCCGCTGCCGCACGGCCATCTCCGAGATCGAGGTCGACCACGAGGACGCGCGTGGCGAGCTCGCCCGCTTCCGCTACCCGTACGCCGACGACCCCGAGTCAGGGGTCGCCGGTGGCGCGGAGGCGGAGCCGAGCACGCACGGTGCAGCAGGTATCGAGGTGGCGACCACCCGGGCCGAGACGATGCTGGGGGACACCGCCATCGCCGTGCACCCGGACGACCCCCGGTACGCCGACCTCGTCGGACGCGAGGTCCGCCACCCGTTCCAGGACCGCACCATCCCGGTGATCGCGGACGACTACGTCGATCCCGAGTTCGGCTCCGGTGCGGTCAAGATCACGCCCGCCCACGATCCCAACGACCACGCCATCGGGCTCCGGCACGACCTCGACGTCATGGACATCATGGACGACGACGCGATCCTCACCGACGTCGTCGGGGCACCGTTCGCGGGGCTCGACCGGTTCGAGGCCCGACGGCGGGTCAAGGAGGAGCTCGACGCGCTCGGGTTGCTCGTCGAGGTCGAGGAGCACACCCACGCCGTCGGGCACTGCTCGCGCTGCCACACCGTGATCGAACCCCGCCTGTCGGACCAGTGGTTCGTCGCCGTGCGCCAGCTCGCCGACAAGGCCGCGAAGGCCGTCCGCGACGGTGACGTGGTCTTCGTGCCCGAGTCGCAGGCCAAGCCCTTCCTCGACTGGCTCGACAACCTCCACGACTGGACCATCTCGCGCCAGATCTGGTGGGGGCACCGCATCCCGGCGTGGTACGGCCCGGACGGGCAGGTGGAGGTCTCACGGACCGACATCGACCGTGAGGGCTGGGCCCAGGACGAGGATGTCCTCGACACCTGGTTCTCCTCGCAGCTGTGGCCCTTCACCACCCTCGGCTGGGAGGGGGCGGGGTCGTCGACGCCCGAGCTCGACACCTGGTTCCCGACGTCCGTGCTGGTCACGGGCTACGACATCAACACCTTCTGGGTGTCGCGGATGCTGATGATCAGCGTCTGGCTGCACGACCGGGTGCCCTTCCACGTGGTCCACAACCACGGGCTCGTGCGTGACGAGCACGGCAAGAAGATGTCGAAGTCGTTCGGCAACGTGATCGACCCGCTCGACCTGGTGCACGCGTACGGCGCCGACGCGACCCGGTTCGCCCTGCTGCGCTCGGCTGCGCCCGGGACCGACGTGCCGCTGGCCGAGGAGTGGGTCGAGGGCACCAAGCGCTTCGCCAACAAGCTCTGGAACGTCGGCCGGTTCGCCCTGTCGATCCTCGGGGACACCCGACCCGGCGACCTGCCACCAGTCGAGGACCTGGCGCTCGAGGACCGCTGGATCCTGTCGCGCCTCGAGGCCACCCGCGCGTTGGTCGACGCCGGGTACGTCGCCTACGACTGGCCGGTGGTGTGCCGGGGCCTGTACCACTTCGCGTGGGACGAGCTGGCCGACTGGTACCTCGAGGCGGTCAAGGTCCGCGCCTACGGCGATGACGAGGCTGCCGCCGCCGTGGCCAGGCGGGTGCTGGCCGTGGTGCTCGACGACCTGCTGCGGCTGCTCAGCCCGGTCATGCCGTTCGTCAGCGAGGCCCTGTGGCGTGCGCTCACCGGTGCACCGGGTGGGCGCGAGTCGCTCATGGTGGCCGCCTGGCCGGAGGGCCGCCCGGCCGACCTCGACGCCGATGCGGTCGCGGCGTTCGACGCGATGCGGGACCTGGTCACCGAGGTCCGCCGGTTCCGGTCACAGAACGGCATCGCGCCGTCGGCACGCTTCGAACTCGCCGTCACGTCCGTCGCGCGGGACGTGCTCGAGGCCAACACGCCCCTCGTGCTCAGCCTCGCCGGGCTGTCGGGGGTCTCCTTCGTCGACGGCCTCGAGGAACGTCCGGGCACCTCGACCATCGTGCTCGACGGCGGACAGGCGCAGGTGGAGCTCGCCGGTCTGATCGACGTCGCCGCCGAGCGGGCCCGCATCACCAAGGAGATCGAGAAGGCTCGCGGCGACCTCGCGAAGGTCGATGGCAAGCTCGGCAACGCCGGGTTCGTCGACCGGGCGCCGGCCGAGGTCGTCCAGCAGCAGCGGGACCGACGGTCCGAGCTGGCGCACACCCTCGACGAGCTCACCACGCAGCTCGACGCGCTCGCGGCCCTCGAGAGCTGA
- a CDS encoding helix-turn-helix domain-containing protein, with the protein MDETTAPTTPTTAGFGAQLRSWRTRRRLSQQDLSLLAEVSTRHLSFLETGRSRPSRAMVLALAEHLAVPLRERNDLLLAAGHAPAYPHRPLDAPEMSAVRAAVDRILHGHEPLPAVAVDRRWDLVAANAPVAALTAGVSAEVLGPPTNVYRLTLHPGGLAPLIVNLEEVAHHLLDRLSRDLEATGDPDLAALHDEVRRYPTVSSLPTHIDVPTGVVVPFRLRHPQGQLNLFTTVTTFGTPADVTVSELALELFYPLDEATAARLTALAEAARATPADA; encoded by the coding sequence ATGGACGAGACCACGGCACCGACGACCCCGACCACGGCCGGCTTCGGCGCGCAGCTGCGCAGCTGGCGGACCCGCCGGCGCCTGTCACAGCAGGACCTGTCGCTGCTCGCCGAGGTGTCGACCCGTCACCTGAGCTTCCTGGAGACCGGCCGGTCACGACCGAGCCGTGCCATGGTGCTCGCGCTGGCCGAGCACCTCGCCGTGCCGCTGCGGGAGCGCAACGACCTGCTGCTCGCCGCCGGGCACGCCCCCGCGTACCCGCACCGCCCGCTGGACGCCCCCGAGATGTCCGCGGTCCGGGCCGCCGTGGACCGCATCCTGCACGGCCACGAGCCCCTGCCCGCCGTGGCCGTCGACCGCCGGTGGGACCTGGTGGCGGCCAACGCGCCGGTCGCCGCGCTCACCGCAGGCGTCTCCGCCGAGGTGCTGGGTCCTCCCACCAACGTCTACCGGCTGACCCTGCACCCCGGTGGGCTGGCCCCCCTGATCGTCAACCTCGAGGAGGTGGCCCACCACCTCCTCGACCGGCTGAGCCGTGACCTCGAGGCGACCGGTGACCCCGACCTCGCCGCCCTCCACGACGAGGTCCGCCGCTACCCGACGGTGTCCAGCCTGCCGACCCACATCGACGTGCCGACCGGCGTGGTGGTCCCGTTCCGACTGCGTCACCCGCAGGGGCAGCTGAACCTGTTCACGACGGTGACCACGTTCGGCACGCCGGCCGACGTCACGGTGTCCGAGCTGGCCCTCGAGCTGTTCTACCCCCTCGACGAGGCGACCGCGGCACGCCTGACCGCCCTCGCCGAGGCAGCTCGCGCGACCCCGGCCGACGCGTAG